CGCCGTCAACCTGGCGGGGCAAGCCCTTGCCGCCGGTCGTGAAATCAGCGCTGCACCCTTGACCGTCGCGGTCCTGGACAGCGGCGGACATCTGGTTGCCTTGCAGCGCGAAGACGGCGCCAGCCTGCTTCGCCCGCAGATCGCCATCGGCAAGGCCTGGGGTGCCATCGCCTTGGGCAAAGGCTCACGCCTGCTCGCCCAGGACGCCCAGCAGCGCCCGGCGTTCTTTGCCGCGTTGAACAGCTTGGGGCAGGGCAGCGTCGTACCCGCACCGGGTGGAGTGCTGATCAGGGATCAGGATGGGAAGGTGCTGGGGGCGATGGGTGTCAGTGGTGATGTTTCGGATGTGGATGAGCAGGTGGCGGTCAGGGCTGTGGAGGCGGTGG
The sequence above is drawn from the Pseudomonas sp. St316 genome and encodes:
- a CDS encoding heme-binding protein, which encodes MSVLTLKIAVNLAGQALAAGREISAAPLTVAVLDSGGHLVALQREDGASLLRPQIAIGKAWGAIALGKGSRLLAQDAQQRPAFFAALNSLGQGSVVPAPGGVLIRDQDGKVLGAMGVSGDVSDVDEQVAVRAVEAVGLWADAGVVA